In a single window of the Halobaculum lipolyticum genome:
- a CDS encoding GNAT family N-acetyltransferase, with amino-acid sequence MTAPAIRPATGADAPPLAALYRAAYGRLADRGFPSSAAETDADEVRAWLADRECWVVDRDARDTDAGTVAAAVQLRERDGWPCPEVCRLAVSPDRQREGLGALLLDHAEGVVADRGHDRVRLRSFTDHPFLLDWYAERGYERVGLQELDSRPFDVPVLERRL; translated from the coding sequence GTGACCGCCCCCGCCATCCGTCCGGCGACGGGCGCGGACGCGCCACCCCTCGCGGCGCTGTACCGCGCCGCCTACGGCCGTCTCGCCGACCGCGGCTTCCCGTCGAGCGCCGCCGAGACGGACGCCGACGAGGTGCGGGCGTGGCTCGCCGACCGCGAGTGCTGGGTCGTCGACCGCGACGCCCGCGACACGGACGCCGGGACCGTCGCCGCCGCGGTCCAACTCCGGGAGCGCGACGGCTGGCCGTGCCCGGAGGTGTGTCGCCTCGCCGTCTCGCCCGACCGACAGCGGGAGGGACTGGGGGCGCTGTTGCTCGACCACGCCGAGGGTGTCGTCGCGGACCGCGGCCACGACCGCGTTCGCCTGCGGTCGTTCACCGACCACCCCTTCCTGCTCGACTGGTACGCGGAACGGGGGTACGAGCGGGTCGGCCTGCAGGAACTGGACTCGCGGCCGTTCGACGTGCCGGTGCTGGAACGGCGGCTGTGA